One stretch of Campylobacter sp. CCS1377 DNA includes these proteins:
- the trpC gene encoding indole-3-glycerol phosphate synthase TrpC: MILDDIFKKTKEELEIRKKLLPYDMLGRSLASNPFFPKDVKKALRRVDKEMKIIAEVKKASPSKGVIRENFDPLNIALNYEKNKAVAISVLTEPHFFKGSLENLSLIRRYTQVPLLRKDFIFDEYQILEALVYGADFVLLIAKMLSMKELKKLLEFARHVGLEALVEIHDKEDLSKAIFAGADIIGINHRNLNDFSMHMDLCEKLIPQIPNSKIIIAESGLEDKEFLKHLQDIGVDAFLIGEYFMRQADEGKALLNLIKD, from the coding sequence ATGATTTTGGATGATATTTTTAAAAAAACAAAAGAAGAGCTTGAAATTCGCAAAAAACTTTTACCTTACGATATGTTGGGTAGATCTTTAGCTTCAAATCCCTTCTTTCCAAAAGATGTAAAAAAGGCTTTGAGGCGAGTTGATAAAGAGATGAAAATTATCGCTGAGGTAAAAAAAGCCAGCCCTAGTAAAGGCGTGATTAGAGAAAATTTTGATCCTTTAAATATAGCTTTAAATTATGAAAAAAACAAAGCTGTTGCTATTTCTGTTTTAACAGAGCCGCATTTTTTTAAAGGTTCATTGGAAAATTTAAGCTTAATACGCCGTTATACTCAAGTTCCTTTGCTTAGAAAGGATTTTATTTTTGATGAATATCAAATTTTAGAGGCTTTGGTATATGGAGCAGATTTTGTGCTTTTAATTGCAAAAATGTTAAGCATGAAAGAACTTAAAAAATTGCTTGAATTTGCAAGACATGTGGGGCTTGAAGCCTTAGTAGAAATTCACGATAAAGAAGATTTAAGTAAGGCTATTTTTGCAGGAGCGGATATTATAGGCATTAATCACCGAAATCTTAATGATTTTTCCATGCATATGGACCTTTGTGAAAAATTAATTCCTCAAATTCCAAATTCTAAAATTATCATTGCAGAAAGTGGTCTAGAGGATAAGGAATTTTTAAAACATTTGCAAGATATAGGAGTGGATGCTTTTTTGATCGGGGAGTATTTTATGCGTCAAGCTGATGAGGGTAAAGCACTTTTAAATTTGATAAAGGATTAA
- a CDS encoding ATP-dependent nuclease subunit B produces the protein MYRGLFLVFFGLFFAACGVQKNVVEYKPVEVNKNADLNFRVMKALNDEYFMKYTQARDEYLRLFEESKQSAFLEKAFLLTLLNNLDNKEEISVLAKEYMNQNIALKKLVVLYNLQINDLEQAQNLLKEVLQIQKDAKNYELLGDILMQQQKITEAFGFYEMAYKINISEELVLKMTRASILSKQTNQARMWLEDFRNKKGCTLKTCILLVKIYNDAKEYNGLEKIYLDLYEISKNQTFLYAILELFDTQKQYQKALDLALKFDLKPDMIVYFYQNLKQYDNAFKLCLKLYQKTQNKSYLLQAAVMEFEDAMEKKQVNKNVLESVSKKFEQALDENTEALYLNYYGYMLIDYNLDVNKGIELVIKALNAEPDNLYYLDSLSWGYYKQNKCSKAWDVMTKTLHDKEFSASNESKRHIRAIQKCLKSKK, from the coding sequence ATGTATCGGGGTTTGTTTTTAGTTTTTTTCGGATTGTTTTTTGCAGCTTGTGGAGTACAAAAAAATGTTGTAGAGTATAAACCGGTTGAGGTGAATAAAAATGCGGATTTAAATTTTCGTGTAATGAAGGCTTTGAATGATGAGTATTTTATGAAATACACACAAGCTAGAGATGAGTATTTAAGACTTTTTGAAGAAAGTAAGCAGAGTGCTTTTTTGGAAAAAGCTTTTTTGCTTACTTTGCTTAATAATCTTGATAATAAAGAGGAAATAAGTGTTTTAGCTAAAGAATATATGAATCAAAATATAGCACTTAAAAAACTTGTTGTGCTCTATAATTTGCAAATCAATGATTTAGAGCAAGCACAAAATTTATTAAAAGAAGTTTTGCAAATCCAAAAAGATGCAAAGAACTATGAACTATTAGGTGATATTTTAATGCAGCAGCAAAAAATCACAGAGGCTTTTGGATTTTATGAAATGGCTTATAAGATCAATATTAGCGAAGAGTTGGTTTTAAAGATGACAAGAGCTAGTATATTATCAAAACAAACAAATCAAGCTAGAATGTGGCTTGAAGATTTTAGAAATAAAAAAGGCTGCACTTTAAAAACTTGTATTTTACTTGTAAAAATTTATAATGATGCTAAAGAATATAATGGGCTTGAAAAAATTTATTTAGATCTGTATGAAATAAGTAAAAATCAAACTTTTTTATATGCGATTTTAGAGCTTTTTGATACGCAAAAACAATACCAAAAAGCTTTGGATTTGGCTTTGAAATTTGATTTAAAGCCTGATATGATTGTGTATTTTTATCAAAATTTAAAGCAATATGATAATGCTTTTAAGTTGTGCTTAAAACTTTATCAAAAAACTCAAAATAAGTCATATTTATTGCAAGCTGCAGTAATGGAATTTGAAGATGCTATGGAGAAAAAACAGGTCAATAAAAATGTTTTAGAATCAGTCAGTAAAAAATTCGAACAAGCTTTAGATGAAAATACTGAAGCTTTATATTTAAATTATTATGGTTATATGCTGATTGATTATAATTTAGATGTAAATAAGGGCATAGAATTAGTTATTAAGGCTTTAAATGCAGAGCCTGATAATTTATATTATCTTGATTCTTTATCGTGGGGATATTATAAGCAAAATAAGTGCTCTAAGGCATGGGATGTAATGACAAAAACTTTACACGATAAAGAATTTTCTGCTTCCAATGAGAGCAAAAGACATATTCGAGCTATACAAAAATGTCTAAAGAGTAAAAAATGA
- a CDS encoding YkgJ family cysteine cluster protein — MIYKQGFDFSFDENACEKCGGKCCIGESGNIFANKDELEAIAKFLNLNFEDFKQGFLRKIGLKYSFQEVRFEEGFACIFFDQNRRKCSIYELRPSQCRTFPFWEYFKKNKKELQKECIGVCF, encoded by the coding sequence ATGATTTATAAACAAGGTTTTGATTTTTCTTTTGATGAGAATGCTTGCGAAAAATGTGGAGGAAAGTGTTGCATTGGTGAAAGTGGCAATATTTTTGCAAATAAAGATGAGCTAGAAGCAATTGCAAAATTTTTAAATTTAAATTTTGAAGATTTTAAGCAAGGATTTTTAAGAAAAATTGGATTAAAATACAGTTTTCAAGAAGTGCGATTTGAAGAAGGCTTTGCTTGTATTTTTTTTGATCAAAATCGAAGGAAATGTAGTATTTATGAGTTAAGGCCTAGTCAATGTCGAACTTTTCCCTTTTGGGAATATTTTAAAAAAAATAAAAAGGAATTACAAAAAGAATGTATCGGGGTTTGTTTTTAG
- a CDS encoding methyltransferase, translating into MRFKQLKNGYRYNSDSMILLDFASKQKPKMEVLDVGCGCGIVGIGLKKKYPNINLDLLDIQECNITLCEENLKLNSINAKIFLCDFKDFDTEKKYDFIVSNPPFYRYGAQKGENTHQNISKFADNLKLEDFIARANSLLKPRGKLCFCYESLAIEEIACLLKKYKIKLTALQFIHTRKDQKARLLMILAQKSSKNFCEILEPFIVYEDNVFSQQMLQVYNEFKVESDDL; encoded by the coding sequence ATGCGTTTTAAACAGTTGAAAAATGGTTATCGTTATAATAGTGATTCTATGATTTTGCTTGATTTTGCATCAAAACAAAAGCCCAAGATGGAAGTGTTGGATGTGGGTTGTGGCTGCGGTATTGTGGGTATAGGGCTTAAAAAAAAATATCCAAATATTAATCTTGATTTACTTGATATTCAAGAATGCAATATTACTCTTTGTGAAGAGAATTTAAAATTAAATTCTATAAATGCTAAGATTTTTTTATGTGATTTTAAAGATTTTGATACAGAAAAAAAATATGATTTTATTGTTTCAAATCCACCTTTTTATAGATATGGAGCCCAAAAAGGCGAAAATACTCATCAAAATATTAGTAAATTTGCAGATAATTTAAAATTAGAAGACTTTATTGCCCGTGCAAATTCTTTATTAAAACCCAGAGGAAAATTGTGTTTTTGTTATGAAAGTCTAGCCATTGAAGAAATCGCCTGTTTGTTAAAAAAGTATAAAATCAAGCTTACAGCTTTACAGTTTATTCACACTCGAAAAGATCAAAAGGCAAGATTGCTTATGATTTTGGCTCAGAAAAGTTCAAAAAATTTTTGTGAAATTTTGGAGCCTTTTATTGTGTATGAAGATAATGTGTTTAGCCAGCAAATGCTTCAAGTGTATAATGAATTTAAGGTTGAAAGTGATGATTTATAA
- a CDS encoding PAS domain-containing protein encodes MKEIIVNEDILITSKTDLKGNIIYANDDFLKYAGYSMKEVLYKPHNIVRHPDMPKAVFKLLWEYIKNKNEIFAFVKNKTKSGDYYWVFANITVSLNEKGEAINCYSVRRAPNKDALKTISELYKNLVECEQKDGLQASYKKLQDFIASYNISYNQLIFELQGLK; translated from the coding sequence ATGAAAGAAATTATTGTTAATGAAGATATACTTATTACATCTAAAACAGATCTGAAAGGCAATATTATCTATGCCAATGATGACTTCTTAAAATATGCTGGATATTCCATGAAAGAAGTTCTTTATAAACCTCATAATATCGTACGTCATCCTGATATGCCAAAAGCGGTTTTTAAATTATTGTGGGAATATATCAAAAACAAAAATGAAATTTTTGCCTTTGTAAAAAATAAAACAAAAAGCGGAGATTATTACTGGGTTTTTGCCAATATCACAGTATCTTTGAATGAAAAAGGCGAAGCAATAAATTGCTATTCCGTAAGAAGAGCACCTAATAAAGACGCTTTAAAAACTATAAGTGAGCTTTACAAAAACTTAGTTGAATGCGAACAAAAAGATGGCTTGCAAGCAAGCTATAAAAAACTTCAAGACTTTATAGCTTCATATAATATAAGCTACAATCAGCTTATATTTGAACTTCAAGGTTTAAAATAA
- a CDS encoding methyl-accepting chemotaxis protein, giving the protein MKKTLYFGIFLNILALIIGIVAKEYYSLIFFVFSLCVLGFIYFLYDENEKNLNLLLELSQELKNGNFDGRVVYTSMKNQKLAKICDNLNNTIDSLEAYLREINTSIECSQKHHFYRKALSKGLKGIFSSNIKFINEALGNIENTTKSVFKNALSKTLMDLSLNNQNKDLEQISNSLNEDIKFMKNVHNVVNSIAQVAAENGSEVNALKESISSLMEVTNSSNESIQAFVSNSQNITSVVEVIRDIADQTNLLALNAAIEAARAGEYGRGFAVVADEVRKLAERTQKSTSEISIAIQTMQQDFDNIQAGSTRVLNIVSDSEAKITNFSTAFKHLENNSISLGDNFLVFAKKLILSATKIDHILYKSNIYLSLNNGQMEHIKELDPISKLSINEESKNVILELVNSEELEESKEFIKNNAYKALELSQNHIDQKIYDEIVTDISALEQKSSQILEKLKI; this is encoded by the coding sequence ATGAAAAAAACATTGTATTTTGGAATTTTTTTAAACATTTTAGCTCTTATCATTGGAATTGTTGCAAAAGAATATTACTCTTTAATATTCTTTGTATTTTCTCTTTGTGTGCTAGGTTTTATTTATTTTCTCTATGATGAAAATGAAAAAAATCTTAACTTGCTGCTTGAACTTTCACAAGAATTAAAAAATGGTAATTTTGATGGACGCGTGGTTTATACCTCAATGAAAAATCAAAAATTGGCAAAAATTTGCGACAATCTCAATAATACAATAGATAGTCTAGAAGCTTATTTAAGGGAAATTAATACCTCCATTGAATGTTCTCAAAAACATCATTTTTACCGCAAAGCTTTATCTAAAGGCTTAAAAGGAATTTTTTCTAGCAATATAAAATTTATTAATGAAGCCTTAGGAAATATAGAAAATACAACCAAATCGGTCTTTAAAAATGCCTTATCGAAAACCCTAATGGATTTAAGTTTAAATAATCAAAACAAAGATTTAGAACAAATTTCTAATTCCTTAAATGAAGATATTAAATTTATGAAAAATGTTCATAATGTTGTTAATTCAATTGCTCAAGTAGCCGCAGAAAATGGCTCTGAAGTTAATGCACTTAAAGAATCTATCAGCTCTTTAATGGAAGTAACAAACTCAAGCAACGAAAGCATTCAAGCCTTTGTTTCAAATTCTCAAAATATTACTTCTGTAGTAGAAGTTATTAGAGATATTGCCGATCAAACAAATCTTTTGGCATTAAATGCTGCCATTGAAGCAGCTCGTGCAGGAGAATATGGAAGAGGCTTTGCAGTGGTTGCCGATGAAGTGCGCAAACTAGCAGAAAGAACCCAAAAATCAACAAGCGAAATATCTATTGCTATTCAAACCATGCAGCAAGACTTTGATAATATTCAAGCAGGAAGCACAAGGGTGCTTAACATAGTAAGCGATTCAGAAGCCAAAATCACAAATTTCAGCACAGCTTTCAAGCATTTAGAAAATAACAGCATTTCTTTAGGGGATAATTTCTTAGTTTTTGCAAAAAAACTCATACTTTCTGCAACAAAAATTGATCATATTTTATATAAATCAAATATTTATCTTAGCTTAAATAACGGACAAATGGAACACATAAAAGAACTTGATCCTATTTCAAAACTGAGCATAAATGAAGAAAGTAAAAATGTTATCCTTGAGCTAGTCAATAGCGAAGAATTAGAAGAAAGTAAGGAATTTATAAAAAATAACGCTTATAAGGCTTTAGAACTCTCTCAAAATCATATCGATCAAAAGATCTATGATGAGATTGTAACAGATATTAGCGCCTTAGAACAAAAAAGCTCTCAAATTTTAGAAAAATTAAAAATCTAA
- the lon gene encoding endopeptidase La: MQVEEMQNYPAQLPVLVEDELFLYPFMITPIFLSDVQNIKALELALKNDTMIFVAPSKFEGARTFDEIYDCGVVGSIMRKVPLPDGRIKILFQGYSKAKIVERISQKPLVASVDLIVHNELSAVKNEALLGVLKEKVRALAGISHYFSPDLLRTIEEGLDGARICDLILNTIHVKKQVAYEFFIENDLEKKFLRLIGLISDEIEANKLQKEIKSKVHSKIDQANKEYFLKEQLKQIQKELGSDIQKDNETKEYYKKLEAKKKFMHEDAYREIKKQIEKFERIHQDNSEASMLQTYIEVALDVPFENLAKKKLSIKEVSKQLNADHYALNKPKERIEEYFAVRELLEKRKVEDKEGAKVILCLYGPPGVGKTSLANSVAKALKRELIRIALGGLEDVNELRGHRRTYIGAMPGRIIQGLIEAKQINPVVVLDEIDKINRSFKGDPSAVLLEILDPEQNSKFRDYYLNFNVDLSKVIFIATANDISNIPAPLRDRMEFIELSSYTPSEKFQIAKNYLIPSEMKKHGLKNTELSISKNAIELIISDYTRESGVRNLRRKFAELCRKSAKEILLDSSKKITINTKNLNQFLDKKVYEIQKQDKIDRVGQVNGLAWTAVGGDVLKIEIIKNKGKGELLLTGSLGDVMKESARIALSVIKVLIDGGKLLIPKKLTKDSKSSIYEQYNLHLHVPDGATPKDGPSAGITMCVAIASIFSEKKVHSNVAMTGEVDLIGRVLPIGGLKEKLIAAYKAGIECALIPRKNYERDLKEIPDEVKDNIKIVPVDTIDEVLKHSLI, translated from the coding sequence CTGTGTTGGTTGAAGATGAATTATTTTTATACCCTTTTATGATTACTCCTATTTTTTTGAGCGATGTTCAAAATATTAAGGCTTTGGAATTAGCTCTTAAAAATGACACAATGATTTTTGTTGCTCCATCTAAATTTGAAGGTGCTAGAACTTTTGATGAAATTTATGATTGTGGAGTTGTAGGCAGCATAATGCGTAAAGTTCCTCTTCCTGATGGCAGGATAAAAATTCTTTTTCAAGGTTATTCAAAGGCTAAAATTGTAGAAAGAATTTCACAAAAACCTTTAGTGGCTAGTGTGGATCTTATTGTCCATAATGAATTAAGTGCTGTTAAAAATGAAGCTTTGCTTGGTGTATTAAAAGAAAAAGTTCGTGCTTTGGCTGGAATAAGCCATTATTTTTCGCCAGATCTTTTAAGAACCATTGAAGAAGGCTTAGATGGAGCTCGAATTTGTGATTTGATTTTAAATACTATACATGTTAAGAAACAAGTTGCCTATGAATTCTTTATAGAAAACGATCTTGAGAAAAAATTTCTAAGACTTATTGGTTTAATTAGTGATGAAATAGAAGCCAATAAATTACAAAAAGAAATTAAAAGCAAGGTGCATTCTAAAATCGATCAAGCTAATAAAGAATATTTTTTAAAAGAACAATTAAAGCAAATTCAAAAAGAACTTGGTTCAGATATACAAAAAGACAATGAAACCAAAGAATATTATAAAAAACTTGAAGCTAAGAAAAAGTTTATGCATGAAGATGCCTATAGAGAGATTAAGAAACAAATTGAAAAATTTGAACGGATTCATCAAGATAATTCTGAAGCTTCTATGCTTCAAACTTACATTGAAGTTGCATTGGATGTTCCTTTTGAAAATTTAGCAAAGAAGAAACTAAGCATTAAGGAAGTTTCAAAGCAATTAAATGCTGATCATTATGCGCTTAATAAGCCAAAAGAACGTATTGAAGAATATTTCGCGGTTCGTGAATTATTAGAAAAAAGAAAGGTTGAAGACAAAGAAGGCGCCAAGGTTATTTTGTGCCTTTATGGTCCTCCTGGAGTGGGAAAAACTTCTTTGGCAAATTCTGTAGCAAAAGCTTTAAAGCGAGAACTTATACGCATTGCGCTTGGCGGACTTGAAGATGTTAATGAATTGCGTGGACATCGACGAACTTATATTGGCGCAATGCCTGGACGCATTATTCAAGGACTTATTGAAGCAAAACAAATCAACCCTGTTGTTGTTTTAGATGAGATAGATAAAATTAACCGTAGTTTTAAGGGTGATCCGAGTGCAGTTCTTTTAGAAATTCTTGATCCTGAGCAAAATTCTAAATTCAGAGATTATTATTTAAATTTTAATGTAGATTTAAGTAAGGTAATTTTCATAGCAACGGCTAATGATATTAGCAATATTCCTGCGCCTTTAAGAGATAGGATGGAATTTATAGAATTAAGTTCTTATACTCCTAGTGAGAAATTTCAAATTGCAAAGAATTATCTTATTCCAAGCGAAATGAAAAAACATGGTTTAAAAAATACCGAACTTAGTATTTCTAAGAATGCTATTGAATTAATAATCAGTGATTATACTAGAGAGTCAGGAGTGAGAAATTTAAGAAGAAAATTTGCTGAGCTTTGTAGAAAAAGTGCAAAAGAAATTTTGCTTGATAGTAGTAAAAAAATTACTATCAATACTAAAAATCTTAACCAGTTTTTAGATAAAAAAGTCTATGAAATTCAAAAACAAGATAAAATAGATAGGGTAGGACAAGTTAATGGTTTAGCTTGGACTGCGGTGGGCGGAGATGTTTTAAAAATTGAAATTATCAAAAACAAAGGAAAAGGTGAATTATTATTAACGGGAAGTTTGGGTGATGTGATGAAAGAGTCTGCGCGCATTGCTTTGAGCGTGATTAAGGTTTTAATTGATGGGGGTAAATTACTTATCCCTAAAAAACTCACAAAGGATAGTAAAAGCAGTATTTATGAGCAATATAATTTGCATCTTCATGTTCCAGATGGAGCTACGCCAAAAGATGGCCCAAGTGCAGGTATCACTATGTGTGTTGCTATAGCTTCGATTTTTAGTGAGAAAAAAGTACATTCCAATGTTGCTATGACAGGAGAGGTAGATTTAATAGGTAGAGTTTTACCAATTGGTGGATTGAAAGAAAAATTGATTGCTGCGTATAAAGCAGGGATAGAATGTGCCTTAATTCCAAGAAAAAATTATGAGAGAGATTTAAAAGAAATTCCTGATGAGGTTAAGGATAATATTAAAATTGTACCAGTAGATACTATTGATGAGGTTTTAAAGCACTCTTTAATATAG